In Catenulispora sp. MAP5-51, a genomic segment contains:
- a CDS encoding mechanosensitive ion channel domain-containing protein codes for MLLRRGAFATAIALVALVVSYHYGGLLGAGQHHVLHHLLAAAGALVFLGAAVIAVRCATNDILGLVHVPGRLSDARASTFRILCLLCGYILVVLGGLSLLRVPVGHLLLGGVLTGVILGIAAQQVLANVFAGITILFAKPFAVGDELRIRSGALGGPIVGRVSGMTLTYVTVSTIAGPVLLPNSAVLAAAVGPAAEWLEP; via the coding sequence GTGCTCCTGCGACGCGGGGCCTTCGCCACCGCGATCGCGCTCGTGGCGCTGGTCGTCTCCTACCACTACGGCGGCTTGCTCGGTGCCGGCCAGCACCACGTCCTGCACCACCTGCTGGCGGCGGCGGGCGCCCTGGTGTTCCTCGGGGCCGCGGTGATCGCCGTGCGCTGCGCGACCAACGACATCCTGGGGCTGGTGCACGTCCCGGGCCGGCTCAGCGATGCCCGTGCGAGCACGTTCCGCATCCTGTGCCTGCTGTGCGGCTACATCCTCGTGGTCCTGGGCGGCCTGAGCCTGCTGCGGGTCCCGGTCGGGCACCTGCTGCTGGGCGGAGTCCTGACCGGGGTCATCCTGGGTATCGCGGCCCAGCAGGTCCTGGCGAACGTCTTCGCGGGCATCACGATCCTGTTCGCCAAGCCCTTCGCTGTCGGCGACGAGCTGCGCATCCGCTCCGGCGCCCTCGGCGGCCCGATCGTCGGCCGCGTGTCCGGGATGACGCTGACGTACGTGACGGTGTCGACCATCGCCGGCCCGGTGCTGCTGCCGAACAGCGCGGTGCTCGCGGCGGCGGTGGGGCCGGCGGCGGAGTGGCTTGAGCCCTAA
- a CDS encoding glycoside hydrolase family 65 protein yields MISHSFYAVEPWSLRETEFDLDVLGQSESVFALGNGHIGWRGNLDEGEPHGLPGSYLNGVYESHPLPYAEAAYGDPEAGQTVINVTNGKVIRLLVDDAPFDLRYGHVLEHERVLDFRTGLLERRVTWESPGGKKVKVHSRRLVSMTQRAIAAICYEVEAVDEMWVVVQSELVANEALPHISGDPRTSAVLDSPLVPEEHSSRPSGAVLVHQTAVSGLRVAAAMGHQVQAPPSLDETVECFEDLARYTVTAVLKPGERVRLVKYVAYGWSQARSEPAVRAQVEGALNAAARTGWDGLVSEQREYLDNFWARADVEVEGDAEIQQAVRFGLFHVLQAGARAQGRAIPAKGLTGTGYDGHAFWDTETFVLPVLTYTLPEAAAEALRWRHDTLPMAQERAGQLGLKGAAFPWRTIAGAECSGYWPAGTAAFHVGADIADAVTRYIAATGDDDFEQTIGLDLLIQTARLWRSLGHHDARGRFRIDGVTGPDEYSAIADNNVYTNLMAKHNLLAAAEVAERHSDRALEAGVDAEEAASWRDAAAAMYIPYDDVLDVHPQAEGFTSHEIWDFADTPPEQYPLLLHFPYFDLYRKQVVKQADLVLAMYLRPDAFTDGQKARNFAYYEALTVRDSSLSACVQAVMAAEVGHLQLAEDYLAEAALMDLDDLEHNTRDGLHVASLAGTWIALVAGLAGMREHEDTLAFRPRLPSGITRLAVNLALRGSRIRVEITAETVTYQLLEGPALKILHHGDPITLAEDSPVTRSIARIPPTTPPHQPQGREPRRREAGSMVGPIEADRPSVRRSPA; encoded by the coding sequence ATGATCAGTCACTCGTTCTACGCCGTCGAGCCCTGGAGCCTGCGCGAGACCGAGTTCGACCTCGACGTCCTGGGCCAGAGCGAATCGGTCTTCGCCCTGGGCAACGGCCACATCGGCTGGCGGGGCAACCTCGACGAGGGCGAGCCGCACGGCCTGCCCGGCTCCTACCTCAACGGCGTCTACGAGTCCCATCCGCTGCCCTACGCCGAGGCCGCGTACGGCGACCCGGAGGCGGGCCAGACCGTCATCAACGTCACCAACGGCAAGGTGATCCGCCTGCTGGTCGACGACGCGCCGTTCGACCTGCGCTACGGACACGTCCTGGAGCACGAGCGCGTGCTGGACTTCCGCACCGGCCTGCTGGAGCGCCGGGTGACGTGGGAGTCCCCGGGCGGCAAGAAGGTGAAGGTGCACTCGCGCCGGCTGGTGTCGATGACCCAGCGCGCGATCGCGGCGATCTGCTACGAGGTCGAGGCCGTCGACGAGATGTGGGTGGTGGTCCAGTCCGAACTGGTCGCCAACGAGGCGCTCCCCCACATCTCCGGCGATCCCCGGACCTCGGCCGTCCTGGACTCGCCGCTGGTGCCGGAGGAGCACAGCAGCCGGCCCAGCGGCGCGGTGCTGGTGCACCAGACCGCCGTGAGCGGGCTGCGGGTCGCCGCCGCCATGGGCCATCAGGTCCAGGCGCCGCCCTCGCTGGACGAGACCGTGGAGTGTTTCGAGGACCTGGCCCGGTACACGGTGACGGCCGTGCTGAAGCCGGGAGAACGGGTGCGGCTGGTCAAGTACGTCGCCTACGGGTGGTCGCAGGCACGGTCCGAGCCCGCGGTACGGGCCCAGGTGGAGGGCGCGCTGAACGCCGCGGCCCGAACCGGATGGGACGGTCTGGTCAGCGAGCAGCGCGAGTACCTCGACAACTTCTGGGCGCGCGCCGACGTCGAGGTCGAGGGGGACGCCGAGATCCAGCAGGCGGTGCGCTTCGGGCTGTTCCACGTGCTGCAGGCCGGCGCCCGGGCCCAGGGCCGGGCCATCCCGGCCAAGGGGCTGACCGGGACCGGGTACGACGGCCACGCCTTCTGGGACACCGAGACCTTCGTCCTCCCGGTGCTGACATACACCCTGCCCGAAGCCGCCGCCGAAGCCCTGCGCTGGCGCCACGACACGCTGCCGATGGCCCAGGAGCGGGCCGGCCAACTCGGCCTGAAGGGCGCCGCGTTCCCCTGGCGCACCATCGCCGGCGCCGAGTGTTCAGGCTATTGGCCGGCCGGCACCGCGGCCTTCCACGTCGGCGCCGACATCGCCGACGCGGTGACCCGCTACATCGCCGCCACCGGCGACGACGACTTCGAGCAGACGATCGGGCTGGACCTGCTGATCCAGACGGCCCGTCTGTGGCGCTCGCTGGGCCACCACGACGCCCGCGGCCGCTTCCGCATCGACGGCGTCACCGGACCCGACGAGTACAGCGCGATCGCGGACAACAACGTCTATACGAACCTGATGGCGAAGCACAATCTGCTCGCGGCCGCCGAGGTGGCCGAGCGCCACTCCGACCGGGCGCTGGAGGCCGGCGTCGACGCCGAGGAGGCGGCCTCCTGGCGGGACGCGGCGGCGGCTATGTACATCCCCTACGACGACGTCCTCGACGTCCACCCCCAGGCCGAAGGCTTCACCTCGCACGAGATCTGGGACTTCGCCGACACCCCGCCGGAGCAGTACCCGCTGCTGCTGCACTTCCCCTACTTCGACCTCTACCGCAAGCAGGTCGTCAAGCAGGCGGACCTGGTCCTGGCGATGTATCTGCGCCCCGACGCCTTCACCGACGGACAGAAGGCCCGCAACTTCGCCTACTACGAAGCACTCACCGTCCGGGACTCCTCCCTGTCGGCGTGCGTCCAGGCGGTGATGGCCGCCGAGGTCGGGCACCTGCAACTGGCCGAGGACTACCTGGCCGAGGCAGCGCTGATGGACCTGGACGACCTGGAGCACAACACGCGCGACGGACTGCACGTCGCCTCCCTGGCCGGCACCTGGATCGCCCTGGTCGCCGGCCTGGCCGGCATGCGCGAACACGAGGACACGCTCGCCTTCCGCCCCCGCCTGCCCTCGGGCATCACGCGGCTGGCGGTCAACCTCGCCCTGCGCGGAAGCAGGATCCGCGTGGAGATCACGGCGGAAACAGTCACGTATCAGCTGCTGGAGGGCCCCGCACTGAAGATCCTGCACCACGGCGACCCGATCACCCTCGCCGAGGACAGCCCGGTCACCCGGTCCATCGCCCGGATCCCCCCGACGACCCCGCCGCATCAGCCGCAGGGGCGCGAGCCGCGGCGGCGGGAGGCGGGATCGATGGTGGGGCCGATCGAGGCGGACCGGCCTAGTGTGCGGCGGTCTCCGGCTTAG
- a CDS encoding HAD family hydrolase has protein sequence MDRRIEHTDDGAATPATGLPERIRACLFDLDGVLTETAKVHAAAWKQMFDTYLRSRPGPFVPFDPKDDYDTYVDGKTRADGTRSFLESRHIELPEGSPGDKPGTETVNGLGNAKNEIVLDLLKTDGVHVYPGSVRYLKAVRDAGLHRAVVSSSANCKSVLEAAGIADMFEVRIDGVTIAEEDLPGKPAPDTYLAAAKKLGVEPDQAAVFEDALAGVQAGRDGRFGFVVGVDRIGQAEELHKHGADTVVTDLADLLAENTDQGGKA, from the coding sequence ATGGACAGACGAATAGAGCACACGGACGATGGAGCGGCAACCCCGGCGACCGGTCTGCCGGAGCGGATCCGGGCGTGCTTGTTCGACCTCGACGGCGTCCTGACGGAGACCGCTAAGGTCCATGCCGCGGCCTGGAAGCAGATGTTCGACACCTACCTGCGCTCCCGTCCGGGACCGTTCGTCCCCTTCGATCCGAAGGACGACTACGACACCTACGTCGACGGCAAGACCAGGGCCGACGGGACCCGCTCGTTCCTGGAGTCGCGGCACATCGAGCTGCCGGAGGGCTCCCCCGGCGACAAGCCGGGCACCGAGACGGTCAACGGCCTGGGCAACGCCAAGAACGAGATCGTGCTGGATCTGCTCAAGACCGACGGCGTCCACGTCTACCCCGGCTCGGTCCGCTACCTGAAGGCCGTCCGCGACGCCGGGCTGCACCGCGCGGTGGTCTCCTCCAGCGCCAACTGCAAAAGCGTCCTGGAGGCCGCCGGCATCGCCGACATGTTCGAGGTCCGCATCGACGGCGTGACCATCGCCGAGGAGGACCTGCCGGGCAAGCCCGCCCCGGACACCTACCTGGCGGCGGCCAAGAAGCTGGGTGTTGAGCCCGATCAGGCCGCGGTCTTCGAGGACGCGCTGGCCGGCGTGCAGGCCGGCCGGGACGGCCGTTTCGGGTTCGTGGTCGGCGTGGACCGGATCGGGCAGGCCGAGGAACTGCACAAGCACGGCGCCGACACGGTCGTGACCGACCTGGCCGATCTGCTGGCCGAAAACACCGACCAGGGCGGCAAAGCATGA